One genomic region from Gossypium hirsutum isolate 1008001.06 chromosome D13, Gossypium_hirsutum_v2.1, whole genome shotgun sequence encodes:
- the LOC107890156 gene encoding adenylyl-sulfate kinase 3, with translation MSTVGNSTNIFWQESPVGKLERQKLLHQKSCVVWITGLSGSGKSTLACSLSRELFTRGNLSYVLDGDNLRHGLNQDLGFKAEDRTENIRRVGEVAKLFADAGLICIASLISPYRKDRDSCRAMLPDANFIEVFMNMPLTLCEERDPKGLYKLARAGKIKGFTGIDDPYEPPLNCEIEIKQKAGVCPTPGAMAGEVVTYLEEKGYLQHQ, from the exons ATGTCGACGGTCGGAAATTCAACCAATATATTTTGGCAAGAATCCCCGGTAGGGAAGCTTGAAAGGCAGAAACTCCTTCACCAAAAGAGTTGTGTTGTATGGATCACAGGTCTCAGTGGATCAG GTAAAAGCACACTTGCATGTTCATTAAGTAGGGAACTCTTTACAAGGGGAAATCTATCTTACGTACTCGACGGAGACAACCTTCGACACGGATTAAACCAGGATCTCGGTTTCAAGGCCGAAGACCGAACAGAAAATATACGCAGAGTTG GTGAAGTTGCAAAGCTGTTTGCAGATGCTGGTTTAATCTGCATAGCCAGTCTAATATCTCCCTATAGGAAAGACCGAGATTCATGCCGTGCTATGTTGCCGGATGCCAACTTTATAGAG GTTTTCATGAACATGCCTCTGACATTGTGTGAAGAAAGAGACCCGAAAGGCCTTTACAAGCTCGCACGTGCCGGAAAGATTAAAG GTTTTACAGGCATAGATGATCCTTACGAACCGCCATTGAACTGTGAG ATCGAAATAAAGCAGAAAGCCGGAGTTTGTCCGACACCAGGAGCTATGGCAGGGGAAGTAGTTACGTACTTGGAGGAGAAAGGATATCTGCAACATCAGTAA
- the LOC107888296 gene encoding probable protein S-acyltransferase 17 translates to MSLHWALICHGLITLTIVVSFLCGQWPIFQGTPISSIHRFLTFGAYQYFLRFIGAVFGDRGTNLILSVEYYCCDRPNPILQLIYLAIIGTTYYIIVKTSFSYIPGYYLSEVHRYASFLAVAVGILLFLVTSFSDPGTVKADNVSRYLSAYPYDNIIYTEKECPTCKIPKPARSKHCSLCNRCVARFDHHCGWMNNCIGERNTRYFLAFLLWHFLLCIYGTIAIGLVLAGRLKELQIVHVLTVYYGVDNSLRSLAPYVVQWLLDAHNTQILLMVFMGVVSLLLAGFFAYHANLCLTNTTTNETFKWQDYISWQKKLIEARASTAALKANIAGMTTEGKPRESKCKSFFRQSLLQDTEAIVKKNVYDKGFFHNLYEVVFPVSTRASFLHTKSKSG, encoded by the exons ATGTCTTTGCATTGGGCATTGATATGCCATGGGTTGATAACTCTTACAATAGTTGTTTCCTTCCTTTGTGGGCAGTGGCCTATCTTCCAAGGAACACCCATCAGCTCTATCCATCGTTTCCTCACTTTCGGAGCTTATCAATACTTCCT GAGGTTTATTGGGGCTGTTTTTGGAGATAGAGGAACAAATTTGATCCTTTCCGTTGAGTATTATTGTTGTGATAGGCCTAATCCTATCTTACAG CTTATATACTTGGCAATAATTGGAACGACTTATTACATTATAGTGAAGACGTCTTTTAGCTATATTCCTGGGTACTATCTGAGTGAAGTTCATAG GTACGCAAGTTTTTTGGCTGTAGCTGTCGGCATTCTGCTCTTTCTAGTAACTAGCTTTTCTGATCCGGGGACTGTGAAGGCTGATAATGTTTCACGATATCTATCTGCTTATCCTTATGACAATATCATCTATACCGAGAAAGAATGTCCCACTTGTAAAATTCCAAA ACCTGCTAGATCGAAGCACTGCAGCTTATGCAATCGATGCGTTGCTCGCTTTGATCATCACTGTGGATGGATG AATAACTGTATTGGGGAGAGAAATACCCGATACTTCTTGGCTTTTCTTTTATG GCATTTCCTTCTTTGCATTTATGGGACAATTGCTATTGGATTGGTTCTTGCTGGACGATTGAAAGAATTGCAAATTGTTCATGTTTTAACAG TTTATTATGGTGTGGATAATTCTCTTCGCAGTTTAGCTCCGTATGTCGTACAG TGGCTATTAGACGCACATAACACCCAGATACTTCTTATGGTGTTCATGGGTGTAGTTTCTCTCTTGTTAGCGGGTTTCTTCGCATATCACGCTAATCTTTGTCTCACGAACACAACAACAAATGAG ACCTTCAAGTGGCAAGACTACATAAGCTGGCAGAAGAAACTGATCGAAGCACGAGCGAGTACAGCGGCACTGAAAGCGAACATCGCCGGGATGACTACTGAAGGAAAGCCTCGAGAGAGCAAATGTAAATCCTTCTTCAGACAGTCCCTTCTACAGGATACTGAAGCCATTGTAAAGAAGAATGTGTATGATAAAGGGTTCTTTCACAATCTCTACGAGGTCGTTTTCCCAGTTTCAACAAGAGCATCATTTTTGCATACTAAATCGAAATCCGGCTAA